In one Parambassis ranga chromosome 6, fParRan2.1, whole genome shotgun sequence genomic region, the following are encoded:
- the agk gene encoding acylglycerol kinase, mitochondrial has translation MARVVKVFRTLRNHWKKSTVALCVLSYGGYWLYGKHCDNVLRREACLLAREFGRQQIAPQERLRKATVILNPAACSGKANNLFEKNAAPILYLAGVEIKVVKTDYEGQAKKLMELMDQTDMLIVAGGDGTLQEVITGLLRRPDQEAFCNTPIGFIPLGSHNSLSPSLHLLSDNKVKDITSATLSILKGETVPLDVLQIKGEKEQPVFALMGLRWGAFRDVAETISKYWYLGPLKTNAAHWFSTLREWPLVREVSLSYLAPTLRPPDLPPQKPQRPNLLYRIIRRLKNHWNPPVEEPPKVEEPEKWEEQHLSTLELFIQTHNKNPVERRVNDSLMICAEPDNFTVGEFISVGNKKEQDPTVFTKNSTKLEASACQLKLPEGVSGFYNIDNEHFEAMPVEVRLLPRKLQFFMSAERREQLLTQMQ, from the exons ATGGCTCGTGTCGTGAAAGTGTTTCGGACTTTGAGGAATCATTGGAAGAAGTCCACAGTTGCTCTCTGCGTCCTGTCCTATGGTGGATACTGGCTGTATGGTAAACACTG TGACAATGTTCTACGAAGAGAGGCGTGTTTGTTGGCGAGG GAATTTGGACGTCAACAGATCGCGCCACAGGAGCGGCTGAGGAAAGCAACTGTGATTTTAAATCCTGCAGCTTGCAGTGG gaaAGCCAACAACTTGTTTGAAAAGAATGCTGCTCCAATTTTATACCTGGCTGGTGTGGAGATTAAAGTAGTCAAG ACAGATTATGAAGGCCAGGCAAAAAAACTAATGGAGCTAATGGATCAAACGGACATGCTGATTGTGGCAGGAGGGGATGGCACATTACAGGAAGTCATTACAGGTTTACTGCGAAGACCAGATCAG GAGGCCTTCTGTAATACACCTATAGGATTCATTCCACTGGGATCCCACAATTCTCTTAGTCCAAGTCTTCATTTACTCAGTGATAACAAAGTCAA GGACATTACATCAGCAACTTTGTCCATTCTAAAAGGAGAGACTGTACCTCTGGATGTGCTACAAATCAAA ggagagaaagagcagcCAGTCTTTGCCCTGATGGGGCTGCGTTGGGGTGCTTTTAGAGATGTGGCTGAAACAATCAGCAA GTATTGGTACCTTGGACCACTGAAGACAAATGCGGCGCATTGGTTTAGCACTCTAAGG GAGTGGCCTCTGGTGAGAGAGGTCTCACTATCCTACTTGGCGCCCACCCTGCGGCCTCCTGACCTGCCTCCTCAGAAGCCCCAGAGGCCAAACCTGTTGTATCGCATCATCCGCAGATTAAAGAACCACTGGAACCCACCAGTGgaag agcCTCCAAAAGTGGAAGAGCCAGAGAAGTGGGAGGAGCAGCACCTGTCAACATTGGAGCTCTttattcaaacacacaacaaaaatccTGTGGAGAGG CGCGTAAATGACTCGCTGATGATCTGTGCAGAGCCCGACAACTTCACAGTGGGCGAGTTCATCTCTGTTGG aaataaaaaagaacaggaCCCCACTGTTTTTACAAAAAACTCAACAAAACTGGAAGCCAGTGCGTGCCAGCTGAAGCTGCCAGAG GGCGTCAGTGGCTTCTACAATATTGACAACGAGCATTTTGAGGCCATGCCTGTGGAGGTACGGTTGTTGCCACGGAAACTACAATTCTTCATGAGTGCAGAGCGCAGAGAGCAGCTTCTCACACAGATGCAGTGA
- the dennd11 gene encoding DENN domain-containing protein 11 gives MVEQSDRAPLLDWEEIPPPDPNQAAQPQPREEDVPPEKSSQPAVTGIAAGTGWSSSSGSSTATSATTTIIRSPTQSGTAVVVSGDGSQKRTRTELSGRRWERPQPLGADRTTPFPGLLMKDQWEEKDQIVAVFVVTFDTRSGNMVEWCLPHDINLDGVEFKSMASGSHRITNDFIYFRKGCYFGLACFANIPVESELERGARMKSVGILSPSYTLLYRYMHFLENQVRHQLQCPGLYSPLEAFYEDKKAVLPPTGNGLVTACPTWSITTINRCMHPEMKITHPAGCMSQFIQFFGEQIMVLWKFALLRKRLLIFSPPPVGVVCYRVYCCCCLANVSLPGIGVSVPELRPFFYINIADISALETELSYVACTTEKIFEEKKELYDVYVDNQNVKTHRSHLQPLLRLNAADKEKYRKLSEQRQMLLYSQEVDEDCTSNEEDLFILFFMELNNRIFQTLSEVAGSTDPTLTAEHVRAMGLDPQGDRSFLVDLLEVYGIDVTLVIDNLCCT, from the exons ATGGTGGAACAGTCGGACCGAGCCCCGCTGCTGGACTGGGAGGAGATCCCACCGCCCGATCCTAACCAGGCGGCCCAGCCACAGCCTCGAGAAGAAGACGTTCCGCCGGAGAAAAGTTCGCAGCCAGCCGTGACAGGCATTGCGGCTGGTACtgggtggagcagcagcagcgggagCAGCACCGCCAcctccgccaccaccaccatcatacGCAGCCCGACGCAGAGCGGAACAGCTGTTGTTGTCAGCGGGGACGGAAGTCAGAAGCGTACGCGGACAGAGCTCTCCGGGCGCAGGTGGGAGCGCCCGCAGCCTCTCGGTGCTGATCGTACCACCCCGTTTCCCGGCCTCCTGATGAAGGATCAATGGGAGGAAAAAGACCAGATCGTGGCTGTGTTTGTGGTCACATTTGATACGAGATCAG GGAATATGGTGGAGTGGTGCCTTCCTCATGACATCAACCTAGATGGAGTTGAATTCAAGTCCATGGCCAGCGGTTCCCACCGGATAACCAACGACTTCAT ATATTTCCGTAAAGGCTGTTACTTCGGGCTGGCCTGTTTTGCTAACATTCCTGTGGAGAGTGAGCTGGAGCGAGGAGCGAGGATGAAGTCTGTGGGAATTCTGTCTCCTTCCTACACTCTGCTTTACCGCTACATGCACTTCCTGGAGAACCAAGTCAG ACACCAGCTGCAGTGTCCAGGCCTGTACTCTCCTCTAGAGGCCTTCTATGAGGATAAGAAGGCTGTTCTCCCACCTACAGGGAATGGCTTGGTCACTGCTTGTCCAACATGGAGCATCACCACCATCAACCGCTGCATGCACCCAGAGATGAAG aTCACCCACCCGGCTGGCTGCATGTCCCAATTCATCCAGTTTTTCGGGGAGCAGATAATGGTGCTGTGGAAGTTTGCGCTGCTTCGGAAGCGCCTCCTCatcttctctcctccacctgTAGGTGTGGTCTGCTACAGGG TGTATTGTTGCTGCTGCCTGGCCAATGTTTCTTTACCTGGAATTGGAGTTTCTGTGCCTGAACTGCGGCCTTTCTTCTACATCAACATCGCTGACATCAGTGCCCTGGAAACTGAGCTGTCATATGTGGCCT GCACCACGGAGAAGATCTttgaggagaagaaggagctgTATGACGTCTATGTCGATAACCAAAATGTTAAAACTCACAGAAGTCACTTGCAGCCACTACTCAGGCTAAATGCAGCAGATAAGGAGAAGTACAGGAAGCTGAGTGAGCAGAG gcAAATGCTATTGTACTCTCAAGAGGTGGATGAAGACTGCACTTCAAATGAAGAAGATCTTTTCATTCT GTTCTTTATGGAGCTGAATAACCGCATCTTCCAGACCCTGTCAGAGGTTGCAGGGAGCACCGATCCCACCCTCACTGCTGAGCATGTGAGGGCTATGGGGCTGGACCCCCAGGGTGATCGCTCTTTCCTGGTTGATCTGCTTGAGGTGTACGGTATCGATGTCACTCTGGTCATAGACAACCTCTGCTGCACCTGA
- the wee2 gene encoding wee1-like protein kinase 2 isoform X3: MAGLFDGINQQLDFSSCGEEGSSSDNNSDDCVTSIRSPRIRSPSSACQTPRVQRHRSRSNASSSPYQCTSPIPHSFWRKLRLCDSPSTPKSLLSKSSQPCSSTKIRRHQRAKRSISTTAILIQAPSVNVNPFTPDTVRRNSEQQWRKSCRSDDDDDYGRRLKHSLTSSEEDDEAFLPPKRQAVQALMLSRYESEFLELECIGVGEFGSVYKCVKRLDGCLYAIKRSRQPLAGSANEQLALKEVYAHAVLGHHPHVVRYYSAWAEDDHMIIQNEYCDGGSLSDAIVKRQVKDELFTEPELKDLLLQVSMGLKYIHSSGLVHLDIKPSNIFICQRPSTSAAGEGESEEEDDTTLAGVIYKIGDLGHVTSIGSPQVEEGDSRFLASEVLHEDYSHLPKADIFALGLTVLLAAGIPPLPQNGDQWHSLREGRLPEVPQELSPSFNGLLQRAPGGSPGCSASNAEPPTRPRTFCWDGVFTQNGEETCW, translated from the exons ATGGCTGGATTGTTTGATGGGATCAACCAGCAGCTGGATTTCTCTAGCTGTGGTGAGGAAGGGAGCAGTAGTGACAACAACTCAGATGACTGTGTTACCAGCATCCGCAGCCCCAGGATTCGGAGCCCCAGCTCCGCTTGCCAAACGCCCAGAGTGCAACGCCATCGCAGCAGAAGCAACGCCTCATCCTCCCCTTACCAGTGCACCAGCCCCATTCCTCATTCCTTCTGGAGGAAGCTGAGGCTCTGTGACTCTCCCAGCACACCCAAG AGTCTACTATCAAAGTCATCCCAGCCTTGTTCCAGCACCAAGATCCGTCGCCATCAGAGGGCCAAGCGTTCCATCTCAACTACAGCAATCCTTATTCAGGCTCCCTCTGTCAATGTGAATCCTTTCACACCAGACACTGTACGGAGGAACAGtgagcagcagtggaggaaGAGTTGTaggagtgatgatgatgatgattacgGGCGCAG GTTAAAACACAGCCTAACGTCatcagaggaggatgatgaagccTTTCTCCCACCAAAG CGACAGGCTGTCCAAGCTCTAATGCTGTCGCGCTACGAGAGTGAGTTCTTGGAGCTTGAATGCATTGGAGTGGGCGAGTTTGGGTCAGTTTACAAGTGTGTGAAGAGGCTGGATGGTTGCTTATACGCCATAAAACGCTCTCGCCAACCCCTGGCAGGATCTGCCAATGA GCAGCTGGCGCTAAAGGAAGTATATGCACATGCTGTTCTTGGACACCACCCACATGTTGTTCGGTATTATTCAGCATGGGCAGAGGATGATCACATGATTATTCAGAATGAATACTGTGATG gtggaAGTCTCAGTGACGCCATTGTGAAGAGACAAGTGAAGGATGAGCTGTTTACAGAGCCTGAGTTGAAAGATCTGCTTTTACAAGTGTCTATGGGTCTAAAGTACATCCACAGCTCAGGCCTTGTACACCTTGATATCAAACCAA GTAATATATTCATTTGCCAGCGTCCCAGCACAAGCGCGGCAGGCGAAGGggagagtgaggaggaagatgacaCTACTTTGGCCGGTGTCATATATAAAATTG GTGATCTCGGTCATGTGACGTCAATAGGTAGTCCTCAAGTTGAGGAAGGCGACAGTCGTTTTCTGGCTAGTGAAGTTCTGCATGAG GATTACAGTCACCTCCCCAAGGCAGACATATTTGCTCTGGGGCTTACGGTGTTGCTGGCAGCCGGTATTCCTCCTCTACCACAAAATGGAGATCAGTGGCACAGCCTCAGAGAGGGGCGACTTCCCGAGGTACCACAGGAGCTCTCCCCTTCCTTTAACGGTTTGCTTCAG AGAGCTCCAGGAGGCTCGCCAGGCTGCTCTGCCTCCAACGCAGAACCTCCCACCAGGCCTAGAACCTTCTGCTGGGATGGGGTCTTTACCCAAAACGGGGAGGAGACTTGTTGGTAG
- the wee2 gene encoding wee1-like protein kinase 2 isoform X1, with the protein MAGLFDGINQQLDFSSCGEEGSSSDNNSDDCVTSIRSPRIRSPSSACQTPRVQRHRSRSNASSSPYQCTSPIPHSFWRKLRLCDSPSTPKSLLSKSSQPCSSTKIRRHQRAKRSISTTAILIQAPSVNVNPFTPDTVRRNSEQQWRKSCRSDDDDDYGRRLKHSLTSSEEDDEAFLPPKRQAVQALMLSRYESEFLELECIGVGEFGSVYKCVKRLDGCLYAIKRSRQPLAGSANEQLALKEVYAHAVLGHHPHVVRYYSAWAEDDHMIIQNEYCDGGSLSDAIVKRQVKDELFTEPELKDLLLQVSMGLKYIHSSGLVHLDIKPSNIFICQRPSTSAAGEGESEEEDDTTLAGVIYKIGDLGHVTSIGSPQVEEGDSRFLASEVLHEDYSHLPKADIFALGLTVLLAAGIPPLPQNGDQWHSLREGRLPEVPQELSPSFNGLLQLLLDPNPMKRPSARELCKHTALREKRKERLAAELRRELNVEKFRTAMLEKELQEARQAALPPTQNLPPGLEPSAGMGSLPKTGRRLVGRRTARSMSFGCPGY; encoded by the exons ATGGCTGGATTGTTTGATGGGATCAACCAGCAGCTGGATTTCTCTAGCTGTGGTGAGGAAGGGAGCAGTAGTGACAACAACTCAGATGACTGTGTTACCAGCATCCGCAGCCCCAGGATTCGGAGCCCCAGCTCCGCTTGCCAAACGCCCAGAGTGCAACGCCATCGCAGCAGAAGCAACGCCTCATCCTCCCCTTACCAGTGCACCAGCCCCATTCCTCATTCCTTCTGGAGGAAGCTGAGGCTCTGTGACTCTCCCAGCACACCCAAG AGTCTACTATCAAAGTCATCCCAGCCTTGTTCCAGCACCAAGATCCGTCGCCATCAGAGGGCCAAGCGTTCCATCTCAACTACAGCAATCCTTATTCAGGCTCCCTCTGTCAATGTGAATCCTTTCACACCAGACACTGTACGGAGGAACAGtgagcagcagtggaggaaGAGTTGTaggagtgatgatgatgatgattacgGGCGCAG GTTAAAACACAGCCTAACGTCatcagaggaggatgatgaagccTTTCTCCCACCAAAG CGACAGGCTGTCCAAGCTCTAATGCTGTCGCGCTACGAGAGTGAGTTCTTGGAGCTTGAATGCATTGGAGTGGGCGAGTTTGGGTCAGTTTACAAGTGTGTGAAGAGGCTGGATGGTTGCTTATACGCCATAAAACGCTCTCGCCAACCCCTGGCAGGATCTGCCAATGA GCAGCTGGCGCTAAAGGAAGTATATGCACATGCTGTTCTTGGACACCACCCACATGTTGTTCGGTATTATTCAGCATGGGCAGAGGATGATCACATGATTATTCAGAATGAATACTGTGATG gtggaAGTCTCAGTGACGCCATTGTGAAGAGACAAGTGAAGGATGAGCTGTTTACAGAGCCTGAGTTGAAAGATCTGCTTTTACAAGTGTCTATGGGTCTAAAGTACATCCACAGCTCAGGCCTTGTACACCTTGATATCAAACCAA GTAATATATTCATTTGCCAGCGTCCCAGCACAAGCGCGGCAGGCGAAGGggagagtgaggaggaagatgacaCTACTTTGGCCGGTGTCATATATAAAATTG GTGATCTCGGTCATGTGACGTCAATAGGTAGTCCTCAAGTTGAGGAAGGCGACAGTCGTTTTCTGGCTAGTGAAGTTCTGCATGAG GATTACAGTCACCTCCCCAAGGCAGACATATTTGCTCTGGGGCTTACGGTGTTGCTGGCAGCCGGTATTCCTCCTCTACCACAAAATGGAGATCAGTGGCACAGCCTCAGAGAGGGGCGACTTCCCGAGGTACCACAGGAGCTCTCCCCTTCCTTTAACGGTTTGCTTCAG CTGTTGTTAGACCCAAATCCGATGAAGCGGCCGTCTGCCAGGGAGCTTTGTAAGCACACAGCCTTGAgggagaaaaggaaagagagacTGGCTGCTGAGCTACGTAGGGAGCTCAATGTTGAGAAGTTCAGGACGGCCATGCTTGAAAA AGAGCTCCAGGAGGCTCGCCAGGCTGCTCTGCCTCCAACGCAGAACCTCCCACCAGGCCTAGAACCTTCTGCTGGGATGGGGTCTTTACCCAAAACGGGGAGGAGACTTGTTGGTAGAAGGACAGCACGGTCGATGAGCTTTGGTTGTCCTGGTTATTGA
- the wee2 gene encoding wee1-like protein kinase 2 isoform X2, producing the protein MAGLFDGINQQLDFSSCGEEGSSSDNNSDDCVTSIRSPRIRSPSSACQTPRVQRHRSRSNASSSPYQCTSPIPHSFWRKLRLCDSPSTPKSLLSKSSQPCSSTKIRRHQRAKRSISTTAILIQAPSVNVNPFTPDTVRRNSEQQWRKSCRSDDDDDYGRRLKHSLTSSEEDDEAFLPPKAVQALMLSRYESEFLELECIGVGEFGSVYKCVKRLDGCLYAIKRSRQPLAGSANEQLALKEVYAHAVLGHHPHVVRYYSAWAEDDHMIIQNEYCDGGSLSDAIVKRQVKDELFTEPELKDLLLQVSMGLKYIHSSGLVHLDIKPSNIFICQRPSTSAAGEGESEEEDDTTLAGVIYKIGDLGHVTSIGSPQVEEGDSRFLASEVLHEDYSHLPKADIFALGLTVLLAAGIPPLPQNGDQWHSLREGRLPEVPQELSPSFNGLLQLLLDPNPMKRPSARELCKHTALREKRKERLAAELRRELNVEKFRTAMLEKELQEARQAALPPTQNLPPGLEPSAGMGSLPKTGRRLVGRRTARSMSFGCPGY; encoded by the exons ATGGCTGGATTGTTTGATGGGATCAACCAGCAGCTGGATTTCTCTAGCTGTGGTGAGGAAGGGAGCAGTAGTGACAACAACTCAGATGACTGTGTTACCAGCATCCGCAGCCCCAGGATTCGGAGCCCCAGCTCCGCTTGCCAAACGCCCAGAGTGCAACGCCATCGCAGCAGAAGCAACGCCTCATCCTCCCCTTACCAGTGCACCAGCCCCATTCCTCATTCCTTCTGGAGGAAGCTGAGGCTCTGTGACTCTCCCAGCACACCCAAG AGTCTACTATCAAAGTCATCCCAGCCTTGTTCCAGCACCAAGATCCGTCGCCATCAGAGGGCCAAGCGTTCCATCTCAACTACAGCAATCCTTATTCAGGCTCCCTCTGTCAATGTGAATCCTTTCACACCAGACACTGTACGGAGGAACAGtgagcagcagtggaggaaGAGTTGTaggagtgatgatgatgatgattacgGGCGCAG GTTAAAACACAGCCTAACGTCatcagaggaggatgatgaagccTTTCTCCCACCAAAG GCTGTCCAAGCTCTAATGCTGTCGCGCTACGAGAGTGAGTTCTTGGAGCTTGAATGCATTGGAGTGGGCGAGTTTGGGTCAGTTTACAAGTGTGTGAAGAGGCTGGATGGTTGCTTATACGCCATAAAACGCTCTCGCCAACCCCTGGCAGGATCTGCCAATGA GCAGCTGGCGCTAAAGGAAGTATATGCACATGCTGTTCTTGGACACCACCCACATGTTGTTCGGTATTATTCAGCATGGGCAGAGGATGATCACATGATTATTCAGAATGAATACTGTGATG gtggaAGTCTCAGTGACGCCATTGTGAAGAGACAAGTGAAGGATGAGCTGTTTACAGAGCCTGAGTTGAAAGATCTGCTTTTACAAGTGTCTATGGGTCTAAAGTACATCCACAGCTCAGGCCTTGTACACCTTGATATCAAACCAA GTAATATATTCATTTGCCAGCGTCCCAGCACAAGCGCGGCAGGCGAAGGggagagtgaggaggaagatgacaCTACTTTGGCCGGTGTCATATATAAAATTG GTGATCTCGGTCATGTGACGTCAATAGGTAGTCCTCAAGTTGAGGAAGGCGACAGTCGTTTTCTGGCTAGTGAAGTTCTGCATGAG GATTACAGTCACCTCCCCAAGGCAGACATATTTGCTCTGGGGCTTACGGTGTTGCTGGCAGCCGGTATTCCTCCTCTACCACAAAATGGAGATCAGTGGCACAGCCTCAGAGAGGGGCGACTTCCCGAGGTACCACAGGAGCTCTCCCCTTCCTTTAACGGTTTGCTTCAG CTGTTGTTAGACCCAAATCCGATGAAGCGGCCGTCTGCCAGGGAGCTTTGTAAGCACACAGCCTTGAgggagaaaaggaaagagagacTGGCTGCTGAGCTACGTAGGGAGCTCAATGTTGAGAAGTTCAGGACGGCCATGCTTGAAAA AGAGCTCCAGGAGGCTCGCCAGGCTGCTCTGCCTCCAACGCAGAACCTCCCACCAGGCCTAGAACCTTCTGCTGGGATGGGGTCTTTACCCAAAACGGGGAGGAGACTTGTTGGTAGAAGGACAGCACGGTCGATGAGCTTTGGTTGTCCTGGTTATTGA
- the bida gene encoding BH3 interacting domain death agonist produces the protein MDTLSDMNRGPNTALVVLSFLQADCRSSEYREELLSLGQIINNKSCIQSFDDGGFETDGHLPSKVSLSDIHPSVELLGLRNPVEAEAIQEIAGELRHIGDLLEHNVVARATQNLSRNILDSSPEHWKNHLTREVERVMREGVGLEHLPQERVIMALTLTLVKRVCEQTPSLLRILFNTTIQYIMALRAR, from the exons ATGGACACCTTGAGCGATATGAATCGTGGGCCAAACACAGCCCTGGTCGTTTTGTCCTTCCTTCAAGCGGACTGTAGAAGCTCAGAATACCGCGAGGAGCTTTTATCCCTGGGCCAGATCATCAACAACAAGTCCTGCATACAGAGCTTCGACGATGGAGGCTTTGAAACTGACGGCCATCTGCCCAGTAAAGTCTCCTTATCAGATATTCATCCCTCAGTGGAACTGCTGGGGCTTA GGAACCCTGTGGAAGCAGAAGCCATTCAGGAGATTGCAGGGGAATTGAGACACATTGGAGATTTGCTGGAACACAATGTTGTGGCTCGAGCTACACAGAACCTGAGCAGGAACATTTTAGATTCCTCCCCTGAA CATTGGAAAAATCATCTGACCCGGGAGGTGGAGAGGGTGATGAGGGAGGGCGTTGGTCTGGAGCATCTACCTCAAGAGCGAGTCATCATGgcactcactctcacactggtaaagagagtgtgtgagcaGACGCCATCACTGCTAAGAATCCTTTTCAACACAACAATTCAGTACATCATGGCTCTGAGGGCAAGGTGA